A section of the Camelus dromedarius isolate mCamDro1 chromosome 14, mCamDro1.pat, whole genome shotgun sequence genome encodes:
- the ATP13A2 gene encoding polyamine-transporting ATPase 13A2 isoform X2 codes for MSAERPGARGWRRAEPSPPRLPTAPGEEAPCAVQTGNPLAAVTRRGEISPSYWTPSRSDGCPDSSPLVGSTPTGYGTLTIETSIDPLSSSVSSVRLSGYCGSPWRVIGYHVVVWMMAGIPLLLFRWKPVWGVRLRLQPCNLACAETLVIEIRDKEDSSWQLYTVQVQTEAISEGSLQLPPQAQAEDGRSQVAVGAVLEDTWKDTTQLHRNEEAQRTLRYYLFQGQRYVWIETHQAFCQVSLLDNGRTCDDIHHSCTGLSLQDQTVKKTIYGPNVINVPVKSYPQLLVDEALNPYYGFQAFSIGLWLADHYYWYAVCIFCISAFSICLSIYRTRKQSETLRDMVKLSVQVCVCRPGGVEEWVDSSELVPGDCLVLPQEGGLMPCDAALVAGECMVNESSLTGESIPVLKTALPEGPVPYVPETHRRHTLFCGTLILQTRAFVGSRVLAVVTQTGFCTAKGGLMSSILHPRPIHFKFHTQSMKFVAALSVLALLGTVYSIFILYRNEVPVKEIVIRALDLVTVVVPPALPAAMTVCTLYAQSRLRSQGIYCIHPLRINLGGKLQLVCFDKTGTLTEDGLNVKGVVPLEGQKFLSLVSEPRCLPMGPLLRALATCHTLSWLQNTLVGDPMDLKMVESTGWVLEEGPAEHSTFGTHVLAVMKPPLQEPQLQGSEEPLVPVSILSRFPFSSALQRMSVVVAWPGATQPEVYVKGSPELVAGLSDPETVPTNFAQTLQSYTAAGYRVVALARKPLPIAPSLEAAQQLTRDAVEWKLSFLGLLVMQNLLKPQTTRVIQTLRGNCIRTVMVTGDNLQTAVTVAQACGMVDPQERLVIIHATPPEQGQPASLQLLPVESSTAMNGAQDPDQAASYTMDPDPRSSHLALSGSTFGVLLKHFPKLLPKPLLVSLGSQVLVQGTVFARMSPEQKTELVCELQKLQYCVGMCGDGANDCGALKAADVGISLSQAEASVVSPFTSSVANIECVPMIIREGRCSLDTSFSVFKYMALYSLTQFISVLILYTVNTNLGDMQFLVIDLVITTTVAVLMSHTGPALELGRARPPGALLSVPVLSSLLLQVVLVAGMQLGGYFSTVTQPWFVPLNRTVPAPDNLPNYENTVVFFVSSFQYLILATAMSKGAPFRRPLYTNVPFLVALLFLGSVLVGLLLDPGPLQGLLQLKNMTDTCFKLLLLGLVALNLVGAFMLESVLDQFLPGCLKWLRPKRASKKRFKQLEQELAEQPWPPPTEPVR; via the exons ACAGCAGCCCGCTCGTGGGCAGCACGCCCACCGGTTATGGGACCCTGACGATAGAGACATCTATAGATCCCCTCAGCTCCTCAGTTTCATCCGTG AGGCTCAGCGGCTACTGTGGCAGTCCGTGGAGAGTCATAGGCTATCACGTCGTGGTCTGGATGATGGCAGGGATCCCTTTGCTGCTATTCCGATGGAAGCCCGTGTGGGGGGTGCGGCTGCGGCTCCAGCCGTGCAACCTGGCCTGCGCCGAAACACTCGTTATCGAAATAAGAGACAAAGAG GATAGTTCATGGCAGCTCTATACTGTCCAGGTGCAGACTGAGGCCATCAGCGAAGGCAG CCTGCAGCTGCCCCCACAGGCCCAGGCGGAGGACGGCCGGAGCCAGGTGGCTGTGGGGGCAGTACTGGAGGATACTTGGAAGGACACCACCCAGCTCCACAGGAACGAGGAGGCG CAGCGGACACTGCGGTACTACCTCTTCCAGGGTCAGCGCTATGTCTGGATCGAGACCCATCAGGCCTTCTGCCAAGTCAG CCTGCTGGACAATGGCCGCACCTGTGACGACATCCACCACTCCTGCACTGGCCTCAGCCTCCAGGACCAAACCGTGAA GAAGACCATCTACGGCCCCAATGTGATCAATGTACCGGTCAAGTCCTATCCCCAGCTGCTGGTGGATGAG GCACTGAACCCCTACTATGGGTTCCAGGCCTTCAGCATCGGGCTGTGGCTGGCCGACCACTACTACTGGTACGCCGTGTGCATCTTCTGCATCTCCGCCTTCTCCATCTGCCTGTCGATCTACAGGACCAGAAAG CAAAGCGAGACCCTGAGGGACATGGTCAAGCTGTCTGTACAGGTGTGCGTGTGCCGACCTGGGGGAG TGGAGGAATGGGTGGACTCCAGTGAGCTGGTGCCAGGAGACTGCCTGGTGCTGCCCCAGGAGGGTGGGCTGATGCCCTGCGATGCTGCCTTGGTGGCTGGCGAGTGCATGGTCAACGAGAGCTCTCTGACAG GGGAGAGCATTCCAGTGCTGAAGACAGCCCTGCCAGAGGGACCGGTGCCCTACGTCCCAGAGACCCACCGGCGGCACACGCTCTTCTGCGGGACCCTCATCTTGCAGACCCGGGCCTTTGTAGGATCCCGTGTCCTGGCGGTGGTGACCCAGACAG GGTTCTGCACGGCCAAAGGGGGCCTGATGAGCTCCATCCTGCATCCCCGGCCCATCCACTTCAAGTTCCACACACAGAGCATGAAGTTTGTGGCGGCCCTCTCTGTCCTGG CTCTCCTTGGCACCGTCTACAGCATCTTCATCCTCTACCGCAACGAG GTGCCTGTGAAGGAGATTGTGATCCGGGCTCTGGACCTGGTGACAGTGGTGGTGCCGCCAGCCCTGCCGGCTGCCATGACCGTGTGCACGCTCTATGCCCAGAGCCGCCTGCGGAGCCAGGGCATCTACTGCATCCATCCACTGCGCATCAACCTGGGTGGCAAGCTCCAGCTGGTGTGTTTTGACaag ACAGGCACCCTCACTGAGGATGGCTTGAACGTGAAGGGTGTGGTGCCCCTGGAGGGACAGAAGTTCCTGTCGCTCGTCTCAGAGCCCCGCTGCCTGCCCATGGGGCCCCTGCTCCGGGCACTGGCCACTTGCCACACTCTCAGCTGGCTCCAGAACACCTTAGTGGGCGACCCCATGGACCTCAAGATGGTGGAATCTACTGGCTGG GTCCTGGAGGAGGGACCAGCTGAACACTCGACATTTGGGACCCACGTTTTGGCTGTGATGAAGCCCCCGCTTCAGGAGCCCCAACTGCAGGGCTCG GAGGAGCCTCTGGTGCCAGTCAGCATCCTCAGCCGCTTCCCGTTCTCGTCGGCCCTGCAGCGCATGAGTGTGGTGGTGGCGTGGCCAGGGGCCACTCAGCCTGAGGTTTATGTCAAGGGTTCCCCTGAGCTGGTGGCAGGCCTCAGTGACCCCGAGACAG TGCCCACCAACTTTGCCCAGACACTACAGAGCTACACAGCCGCTGGCTACCGCGTCGTGGCCCTTGCCAGGAAGCCACTGCCCATTGCACCCAGCCTGGAGGCAGCTCAGCAACTGACGAG AGACGCTGTGGAGTGGAAGCTGAGTTTCCTGGGGCTACTGGTCATGCAGAATCTGCTAAAGCCACAGACAACACGCGTCATACAGACTCTGCGGGGGAACTGCATCCGCACCGTCATGGTGACAG GGGACAACCTGCAGACGGCAGTCACTGTGGCCCAGGCCTGTGGCATGGTGGACCCCCAGGAGCGTCTGGTCATCATCCACGCCACCCCTCCTGAGCAGGGccagcctgcctccctccagctcctgccagTGGAGTCCTCCACAGCCATGAACGGGGCCCAG GATCCTGACCAGGCTGCAAGCTACACCATGGATCCAGACCCCCGATCCAGTCACCTGGCCCTCAGCGGGTCCACCTTTGGTGTCCTTCTGAAGCACTTCCCCAAGCTGCTGCCCAAG CCCCTCCTCGTCTCCCTGGGCTCCCAGGTCCTGGTCCAGGGCACCGTCTTTGCCCGCATGTCTCCTGAGCAGAAGACAGAGCTGGTGTGTGAGCTGCAGAAGCTGCA GTACTGTGTGGGCATGTGCGGGGACGGCGCCAATGACTGCGGGGCCCTGAAGGCAGCTGACGTGGGCATCTCGCTCTCCCAGGCGGAGGCCTCAGTGGTCTCGCCCTTCACCTCGAGCGTGGCCAACATTGAGTGTGTGCCCATGATCATCAG GGAAGGTCGCTGTTCCCTGGACACGTCGTTCAGCGTCTTCAAGTACATGGCCCTGTACAGCCTGACCCAGTTCATCTCTGTCCTGATCCTCTACACG GTCAATACCAACCTGGGCGACATGCAGTTCCTGGTCATCGACCTGGTCATCACCACCACAGTGGCAGTGCTCATGAGCCACACGGGGCCGGCGCTGGAGCTGGGGCGGGCGCGGCCGCCGGGGGCCCTGCTGAGCGTGCCCGTGCTCAGCAGCCTGCTGCTGCAGGTGGTCCTGGTGGCCGGCATGCAGCTGGGGGGCTACTTCTCGACTGTGACCCAGCCCTG GTTTGTGCCTCTGAACAGGACGGTTCCTGCACCAGACAACCTGCCCAACTACGAGAACACGGTGGTCTTCTTTGTGTCCAGCTTCCAGTACCTCATCTTGGCCACGGCCATGTCCAAGGGGGCGCCCTTCCGCAGGCCACTCTACACCAATG TGCCCTTCCTGGTGGCCCTGTTGTTCTTGGGCTCCGTCCTGGTGGGCCTCCTCCTGGACCCCGGCCCCCTGCAGGGGCTGCTGCAGCTGAAGAACATGACTGACACCTGCTtcaagctgctgctgctgggcctgGTTGCCCTCAACCTTGTGGGAGCCTTCATGCTGGAG AGTGTGCTGGACCAGTTCCTCCCAGGCTGCCTGAAGTGGCTCCGGCCCAAACGGGCCTCCAAGAAGCGTTTCAAGCAGCTGGAGCAGGAGCTGGCTGAGCAGCCCTGGCCGCCGCCCACTGAGCCCGTGAGGTAG
- the ATP13A2 gene encoding polyamine-transporting ATPase 13A2 isoform X9, translating into MSADSSPLVGSTPTGYGTLTIETSIDPLSSSVSSVRLSGYCGSPWRVIGYHVVVWMMAGIPLLLFRWKPVWGVRLRLQPCNLACAETLVIEIRDKEDSSWQLYTVQVQTEAISEGSLQLPPQAQAEDGRSQVAVGAVLEDTWKDTTQLHRNEEAQRTLRYYLFQGQRYVWIETHQAFCQVSLLDNGRTCDDIHHSCTGLSLQDQTVKKTIYGPNVINVPVKSYPQLLVDEALNPYYGFQAFSIGLWLADHYYWYAVCIFCISAFSICLSIYRTRKQSETLRDMVKLSVQVCVCRPGGVEEWVDSSELVPGDCLVLPQEGGLMPCDAALVAGECMVNESSLTGESIPVLKTALPEGPVPYVPETHRRHTLFCGTLILQTRAFVGSRVLAVVTQTGFCTAKGGLMSSILHPRPIHFKFHTQSMKFVAALSVLALLGTVYSIFILYRNEVPVKEIVIRALDLVTVVVPPALPAAMTVCTLYAQSRLRSQGIYCIHPLRINLGGKLQLVCFDKTGTLTEDGLNVKGVVPLEGQKFLSLVSEPRCLPMGPLLRALATCHTLSWLQNTLVGDPMDLKMVESTGWVLEEGPAEHSTFGTHVLAVMKPPLQEPQLQGSEEPLVPVSILSRFPFSSALQRMSVVVAWPGATQPEVYVKGSPELVAGLSDPETVPTNFAQTLQSYTAAGYRVVALARKPLPIAPSLEAAQQLTRDAVEWKLSFLGLLVMQNLLKPQTTRVIQTLRGNCIRTVMVTGDNLQTAVTVAQACGMVDPQERLVIIHATPPEQGQPASLQLLPVESSTAMNGAQDPDQAASYTMDPDPRSSHLALSGSTFGVLLKHFPKLLPKPLLVSLGSQVLVQGTVFARMSPEQKTELVCELQKLQYCVGMCGDGANDCGALKAADVGISLSQAEASVVSPFTSSVANIECVPMIIREGRCSLDTSFSVFKYMALYSLTQFISVLILYTVNTNLGDMQFLVIDLVITTTVAVLMSHTGPALELGRARPPGALLSVPVLSSLLLQVVLVAGMQLGGYFSTVTQPWFVPLNRTVPAPDNLPNYENTVVFFVSSFQYLILATAMSKGAPFRRPLYTNVPFLVALLFLGSVLVGLLLDPGPLQGLLQLKNMTDTCFKLLLLGLVALNLVGAFMLEQSVLDQFLPGCLKWLRPKRASKKRFKQLEQELAEQPWPPPTEPVR; encoded by the exons ACAGCAGCCCGCTCGTGGGCAGCACGCCCACCGGTTATGGGACCCTGACGATAGAGACATCTATAGATCCCCTCAGCTCCTCAGTTTCATCCGTG AGGCTCAGCGGCTACTGTGGCAGTCCGTGGAGAGTCATAGGCTATCACGTCGTGGTCTGGATGATGGCAGGGATCCCTTTGCTGCTATTCCGATGGAAGCCCGTGTGGGGGGTGCGGCTGCGGCTCCAGCCGTGCAACCTGGCCTGCGCCGAAACACTCGTTATCGAAATAAGAGACAAAGAG GATAGTTCATGGCAGCTCTATACTGTCCAGGTGCAGACTGAGGCCATCAGCGAAGGCAG CCTGCAGCTGCCCCCACAGGCCCAGGCGGAGGACGGCCGGAGCCAGGTGGCTGTGGGGGCAGTACTGGAGGATACTTGGAAGGACACCACCCAGCTCCACAGGAACGAGGAGGCG CAGCGGACACTGCGGTACTACCTCTTCCAGGGTCAGCGCTATGTCTGGATCGAGACCCATCAGGCCTTCTGCCAAGTCAG CCTGCTGGACAATGGCCGCACCTGTGACGACATCCACCACTCCTGCACTGGCCTCAGCCTCCAGGACCAAACCGTGAA GAAGACCATCTACGGCCCCAATGTGATCAATGTACCGGTCAAGTCCTATCCCCAGCTGCTGGTGGATGAG GCACTGAACCCCTACTATGGGTTCCAGGCCTTCAGCATCGGGCTGTGGCTGGCCGACCACTACTACTGGTACGCCGTGTGCATCTTCTGCATCTCCGCCTTCTCCATCTGCCTGTCGATCTACAGGACCAGAAAG CAAAGCGAGACCCTGAGGGACATGGTCAAGCTGTCTGTACAGGTGTGCGTGTGCCGACCTGGGGGAG TGGAGGAATGGGTGGACTCCAGTGAGCTGGTGCCAGGAGACTGCCTGGTGCTGCCCCAGGAGGGTGGGCTGATGCCCTGCGATGCTGCCTTGGTGGCTGGCGAGTGCATGGTCAACGAGAGCTCTCTGACAG GGGAGAGCATTCCAGTGCTGAAGACAGCCCTGCCAGAGGGACCGGTGCCCTACGTCCCAGAGACCCACCGGCGGCACACGCTCTTCTGCGGGACCCTCATCTTGCAGACCCGGGCCTTTGTAGGATCCCGTGTCCTGGCGGTGGTGACCCAGACAG GGTTCTGCACGGCCAAAGGGGGCCTGATGAGCTCCATCCTGCATCCCCGGCCCATCCACTTCAAGTTCCACACACAGAGCATGAAGTTTGTGGCGGCCCTCTCTGTCCTGG CTCTCCTTGGCACCGTCTACAGCATCTTCATCCTCTACCGCAACGAG GTGCCTGTGAAGGAGATTGTGATCCGGGCTCTGGACCTGGTGACAGTGGTGGTGCCGCCAGCCCTGCCGGCTGCCATGACCGTGTGCACGCTCTATGCCCAGAGCCGCCTGCGGAGCCAGGGCATCTACTGCATCCATCCACTGCGCATCAACCTGGGTGGCAAGCTCCAGCTGGTGTGTTTTGACaag ACAGGCACCCTCACTGAGGATGGCTTGAACGTGAAGGGTGTGGTGCCCCTGGAGGGACAGAAGTTCCTGTCGCTCGTCTCAGAGCCCCGCTGCCTGCCCATGGGGCCCCTGCTCCGGGCACTGGCCACTTGCCACACTCTCAGCTGGCTCCAGAACACCTTAGTGGGCGACCCCATGGACCTCAAGATGGTGGAATCTACTGGCTGG GTCCTGGAGGAGGGACCAGCTGAACACTCGACATTTGGGACCCACGTTTTGGCTGTGATGAAGCCCCCGCTTCAGGAGCCCCAACTGCAGGGCTCG GAGGAGCCTCTGGTGCCAGTCAGCATCCTCAGCCGCTTCCCGTTCTCGTCGGCCCTGCAGCGCATGAGTGTGGTGGTGGCGTGGCCAGGGGCCACTCAGCCTGAGGTTTATGTCAAGGGTTCCCCTGAGCTGGTGGCAGGCCTCAGTGACCCCGAGACAG TGCCCACCAACTTTGCCCAGACACTACAGAGCTACACAGCCGCTGGCTACCGCGTCGTGGCCCTTGCCAGGAAGCCACTGCCCATTGCACCCAGCCTGGAGGCAGCTCAGCAACTGACGAG AGACGCTGTGGAGTGGAAGCTGAGTTTCCTGGGGCTACTGGTCATGCAGAATCTGCTAAAGCCACAGACAACACGCGTCATACAGACTCTGCGGGGGAACTGCATCCGCACCGTCATGGTGACAG GGGACAACCTGCAGACGGCAGTCACTGTGGCCCAGGCCTGTGGCATGGTGGACCCCCAGGAGCGTCTGGTCATCATCCACGCCACCCCTCCTGAGCAGGGccagcctgcctccctccagctcctgccagTGGAGTCCTCCACAGCCATGAACGGGGCCCAG GATCCTGACCAGGCTGCAAGCTACACCATGGATCCAGACCCCCGATCCAGTCACCTGGCCCTCAGCGGGTCCACCTTTGGTGTCCTTCTGAAGCACTTCCCCAAGCTGCTGCCCAAG CCCCTCCTCGTCTCCCTGGGCTCCCAGGTCCTGGTCCAGGGCACCGTCTTTGCCCGCATGTCTCCTGAGCAGAAGACAGAGCTGGTGTGTGAGCTGCAGAAGCTGCA GTACTGTGTGGGCATGTGCGGGGACGGCGCCAATGACTGCGGGGCCCTGAAGGCAGCTGACGTGGGCATCTCGCTCTCCCAGGCGGAGGCCTCAGTGGTCTCGCCCTTCACCTCGAGCGTGGCCAACATTGAGTGTGTGCCCATGATCATCAG GGAAGGTCGCTGTTCCCTGGACACGTCGTTCAGCGTCTTCAAGTACATGGCCCTGTACAGCCTGACCCAGTTCATCTCTGTCCTGATCCTCTACACG GTCAATACCAACCTGGGCGACATGCAGTTCCTGGTCATCGACCTGGTCATCACCACCACAGTGGCAGTGCTCATGAGCCACACGGGGCCGGCGCTGGAGCTGGGGCGGGCGCGGCCGCCGGGGGCCCTGCTGAGCGTGCCCGTGCTCAGCAGCCTGCTGCTGCAGGTGGTCCTGGTGGCCGGCATGCAGCTGGGGGGCTACTTCTCGACTGTGACCCAGCCCTG GTTTGTGCCTCTGAACAGGACGGTTCCTGCACCAGACAACCTGCCCAACTACGAGAACACGGTGGTCTTCTTTGTGTCCAGCTTCCAGTACCTCATCTTGGCCACGGCCATGTCCAAGGGGGCGCCCTTCCGCAGGCCACTCTACACCAATG TGCCCTTCCTGGTGGCCCTGTTGTTCTTGGGCTCCGTCCTGGTGGGCCTCCTCCTGGACCCCGGCCCCCTGCAGGGGCTGCTGCAGCTGAAGAACATGACTGACACCTGCTtcaagctgctgctgctgggcctgGTTGCCCTCAACCTTGTGGGAGCCTTCATGCTGGAG CAGAGTGTGCTGGACCAGTTCCTCCCAGGCTGCCTGAAGTGGCTCCGGCCCAAACGGGCCTCCAAGAAGCGTTTCAAGCAGCTGGAGCAGGAGCTGGCTGAGCAGCCCTGGCCGCCGCCCACTGAGCCCGTGAGGTAG
- the ATP13A2 gene encoding polyamine-transporting ATPase 13A2 isoform X1, producing the protein MSAERPGARGWRRAEPSPPRLPTAPGEEAPCAVQTGNPLAAVTRRGEISPSYWTPSRSDGCPDSSPLVGSTPTGYGTLTIETSIDPLSSSVSSVRLSGYCGSPWRVIGYHVVVWMMAGIPLLLFRWKPVWGVRLRLQPCNLACAETLVIEIRDKEDSSWQLYTVQVQTEAISEGSLQLPPQAQAEDGRSQVAVGAVLEDTWKDTTQLHRNEEAQRTLRYYLFQGQRYVWIETHQAFCQVSLLDNGRTCDDIHHSCTGLSLQDQTVKKTIYGPNVINVPVKSYPQLLVDEALNPYYGFQAFSIGLWLADHYYWYAVCIFCISAFSICLSIYRTRKQSETLRDMVKLSVQVCVCRPGGVEEWVDSSELVPGDCLVLPQEGGLMPCDAALVAGECMVNESSLTGESIPVLKTALPEGPVPYVPETHRRHTLFCGTLILQTRAFVGSRVLAVVTQTGFCTAKGGLMSSILHPRPIHFKFHTQSMKFVAALSVLALLGTVYSIFILYRNEVPVKEIVIRALDLVTVVVPPALPAAMTVCTLYAQSRLRSQGIYCIHPLRINLGGKLQLVCFDKTGTLTEDGLNVKGVVPLEGQKFLSLVSEPRCLPMGPLLRALATCHTLSWLQNTLVGDPMDLKMVESTGWVLEEGPAEHSTFGTHVLAVMKPPLQEPQLQGSEEPLVPVSILSRFPFSSALQRMSVVVAWPGATQPEVYVKGSPELVAGLSDPETVPTNFAQTLQSYTAAGYRVVALARKPLPIAPSLEAAQQLTRDAVEWKLSFLGLLVMQNLLKPQTTRVIQTLRGNCIRTVMVTGDNLQTAVTVAQACGMVDPQERLVIIHATPPEQGQPASLQLLPVESSTAMNGAQDPDQAASYTMDPDPRSSHLALSGSTFGVLLKHFPKLLPKPLLVSLGSQVLVQGTVFARMSPEQKTELVCELQKLQYCVGMCGDGANDCGALKAADVGISLSQAEASVVSPFTSSVANIECVPMIIREGRCSLDTSFSVFKYMALYSLTQFISVLILYTVNTNLGDMQFLVIDLVITTTVAVLMSHTGPALELGRARPPGALLSVPVLSSLLLQVVLVAGMQLGGYFSTVTQPWFVPLNRTVPAPDNLPNYENTVVFFVSSFQYLILATAMSKGAPFRRPLYTNVPFLVALLFLGSVLVGLLLDPGPLQGLLQLKNMTDTCFKLLLLGLVALNLVGAFMLEQSVLDQFLPGCLKWLRPKRASKKRFKQLEQELAEQPWPPPTEPVR; encoded by the exons ACAGCAGCCCGCTCGTGGGCAGCACGCCCACCGGTTATGGGACCCTGACGATAGAGACATCTATAGATCCCCTCAGCTCCTCAGTTTCATCCGTG AGGCTCAGCGGCTACTGTGGCAGTCCGTGGAGAGTCATAGGCTATCACGTCGTGGTCTGGATGATGGCAGGGATCCCTTTGCTGCTATTCCGATGGAAGCCCGTGTGGGGGGTGCGGCTGCGGCTCCAGCCGTGCAACCTGGCCTGCGCCGAAACACTCGTTATCGAAATAAGAGACAAAGAG GATAGTTCATGGCAGCTCTATACTGTCCAGGTGCAGACTGAGGCCATCAGCGAAGGCAG CCTGCAGCTGCCCCCACAGGCCCAGGCGGAGGACGGCCGGAGCCAGGTGGCTGTGGGGGCAGTACTGGAGGATACTTGGAAGGACACCACCCAGCTCCACAGGAACGAGGAGGCG CAGCGGACACTGCGGTACTACCTCTTCCAGGGTCAGCGCTATGTCTGGATCGAGACCCATCAGGCCTTCTGCCAAGTCAG CCTGCTGGACAATGGCCGCACCTGTGACGACATCCACCACTCCTGCACTGGCCTCAGCCTCCAGGACCAAACCGTGAA GAAGACCATCTACGGCCCCAATGTGATCAATGTACCGGTCAAGTCCTATCCCCAGCTGCTGGTGGATGAG GCACTGAACCCCTACTATGGGTTCCAGGCCTTCAGCATCGGGCTGTGGCTGGCCGACCACTACTACTGGTACGCCGTGTGCATCTTCTGCATCTCCGCCTTCTCCATCTGCCTGTCGATCTACAGGACCAGAAAG CAAAGCGAGACCCTGAGGGACATGGTCAAGCTGTCTGTACAGGTGTGCGTGTGCCGACCTGGGGGAG TGGAGGAATGGGTGGACTCCAGTGAGCTGGTGCCAGGAGACTGCCTGGTGCTGCCCCAGGAGGGTGGGCTGATGCCCTGCGATGCTGCCTTGGTGGCTGGCGAGTGCATGGTCAACGAGAGCTCTCTGACAG GGGAGAGCATTCCAGTGCTGAAGACAGCCCTGCCAGAGGGACCGGTGCCCTACGTCCCAGAGACCCACCGGCGGCACACGCTCTTCTGCGGGACCCTCATCTTGCAGACCCGGGCCTTTGTAGGATCCCGTGTCCTGGCGGTGGTGACCCAGACAG GGTTCTGCACGGCCAAAGGGGGCCTGATGAGCTCCATCCTGCATCCCCGGCCCATCCACTTCAAGTTCCACACACAGAGCATGAAGTTTGTGGCGGCCCTCTCTGTCCTGG CTCTCCTTGGCACCGTCTACAGCATCTTCATCCTCTACCGCAACGAG GTGCCTGTGAAGGAGATTGTGATCCGGGCTCTGGACCTGGTGACAGTGGTGGTGCCGCCAGCCCTGCCGGCTGCCATGACCGTGTGCACGCTCTATGCCCAGAGCCGCCTGCGGAGCCAGGGCATCTACTGCATCCATCCACTGCGCATCAACCTGGGTGGCAAGCTCCAGCTGGTGTGTTTTGACaag ACAGGCACCCTCACTGAGGATGGCTTGAACGTGAAGGGTGTGGTGCCCCTGGAGGGACAGAAGTTCCTGTCGCTCGTCTCAGAGCCCCGCTGCCTGCCCATGGGGCCCCTGCTCCGGGCACTGGCCACTTGCCACACTCTCAGCTGGCTCCAGAACACCTTAGTGGGCGACCCCATGGACCTCAAGATGGTGGAATCTACTGGCTGG GTCCTGGAGGAGGGACCAGCTGAACACTCGACATTTGGGACCCACGTTTTGGCTGTGATGAAGCCCCCGCTTCAGGAGCCCCAACTGCAGGGCTCG GAGGAGCCTCTGGTGCCAGTCAGCATCCTCAGCCGCTTCCCGTTCTCGTCGGCCCTGCAGCGCATGAGTGTGGTGGTGGCGTGGCCAGGGGCCACTCAGCCTGAGGTTTATGTCAAGGGTTCCCCTGAGCTGGTGGCAGGCCTCAGTGACCCCGAGACAG TGCCCACCAACTTTGCCCAGACACTACAGAGCTACACAGCCGCTGGCTACCGCGTCGTGGCCCTTGCCAGGAAGCCACTGCCCATTGCACCCAGCCTGGAGGCAGCTCAGCAACTGACGAG AGACGCTGTGGAGTGGAAGCTGAGTTTCCTGGGGCTACTGGTCATGCAGAATCTGCTAAAGCCACAGACAACACGCGTCATACAGACTCTGCGGGGGAACTGCATCCGCACCGTCATGGTGACAG GGGACAACCTGCAGACGGCAGTCACTGTGGCCCAGGCCTGTGGCATGGTGGACCCCCAGGAGCGTCTGGTCATCATCCACGCCACCCCTCCTGAGCAGGGccagcctgcctccctccagctcctgccagTGGAGTCCTCCACAGCCATGAACGGGGCCCAG GATCCTGACCAGGCTGCAAGCTACACCATGGATCCAGACCCCCGATCCAGTCACCTGGCCCTCAGCGGGTCCACCTTTGGTGTCCTTCTGAAGCACTTCCCCAAGCTGCTGCCCAAG CCCCTCCTCGTCTCCCTGGGCTCCCAGGTCCTGGTCCAGGGCACCGTCTTTGCCCGCATGTCTCCTGAGCAGAAGACAGAGCTGGTGTGTGAGCTGCAGAAGCTGCA GTACTGTGTGGGCATGTGCGGGGACGGCGCCAATGACTGCGGGGCCCTGAAGGCAGCTGACGTGGGCATCTCGCTCTCCCAGGCGGAGGCCTCAGTGGTCTCGCCCTTCACCTCGAGCGTGGCCAACATTGAGTGTGTGCCCATGATCATCAG GGAAGGTCGCTGTTCCCTGGACACGTCGTTCAGCGTCTTCAAGTACATGGCCCTGTACAGCCTGACCCAGTTCATCTCTGTCCTGATCCTCTACACG GTCAATACCAACCTGGGCGACATGCAGTTCCTGGTCATCGACCTGGTCATCACCACCACAGTGGCAGTGCTCATGAGCCACACGGGGCCGGCGCTGGAGCTGGGGCGGGCGCGGCCGCCGGGGGCCCTGCTGAGCGTGCCCGTGCTCAGCAGCCTGCTGCTGCAGGTGGTCCTGGTGGCCGGCATGCAGCTGGGGGGCTACTTCTCGACTGTGACCCAGCCCTG GTTTGTGCCTCTGAACAGGACGGTTCCTGCACCAGACAACCTGCCCAACTACGAGAACACGGTGGTCTTCTTTGTGTCCAGCTTCCAGTACCTCATCTTGGCCACGGCCATGTCCAAGGGGGCGCCCTTCCGCAGGCCACTCTACACCAATG TGCCCTTCCTGGTGGCCCTGTTGTTCTTGGGCTCCGTCCTGGTGGGCCTCCTCCTGGACCCCGGCCCCCTGCAGGGGCTGCTGCAGCTGAAGAACATGACTGACACCTGCTtcaagctgctgctgctgggcctgGTTGCCCTCAACCTTGTGGGAGCCTTCATGCTGGAG CAGAGTGTGCTGGACCAGTTCCTCCCAGGCTGCCTGAAGTGGCTCCGGCCCAAACGGGCCTCCAAGAAGCGTTTCAAGCAGCTGGAGCAGGAGCTGGCTGAGCAGCCCTGGCCGCCGCCCACTGAGCCCGTGAGGTAG